The Clostridiales bacterium genome includes a region encoding these proteins:
- a CDS encoding ABC transporter permease → MVKKVGTLIITVMISLIMVFIVIQNMPGNPVDILAQSYIRSMAIDYDTAYARAKSELNYDPQKPIIERFTEYASGIFRGDLGESMIYRKPVTEVVLGALPWTLLVCSISLLLSFIVGVLIGIYIAWKRKKTLNAFLTIYQSIFGAMPDYIVGYILIFIFSIKSGLLPSRGAYSSNVVPGFNLAFILNVLQHAILPVLAYFITTVAGWALAMKASCITVLGEDYMTYARARGLSDRRILTSYLGRNAILPMVTGLAISFGFMFGGSPLIENLFLYPGVGYYLSSATSQRDFTLMQGMFLIIIIMVVISSLIAEALYTVLNPRLRER, encoded by the coding sequence ATGGTAAAAAAAGTCGGCACTCTTATTATTACAGTTATGATTTCACTTATAATGGTATTCATCGTTATACAAAACATGCCGGGAAACCCGGTGGATATTTTGGCACAGAGCTACATAAGATCTATGGCCATAGATTATGATACGGCTTATGCCAGAGCTAAATCCGAGTTGAATTATGATCCGCAAAAACCAATCATAGAAAGGTTCACGGAATATGCGTCAGGTATCTTCAGAGGTGACTTGGGAGAGTCCATGATATATCGTAAACCGGTGACGGAAGTGGTTTTAGGTGCACTGCCATGGACTCTTTTGGTTTGCAGTATTTCGCTTTTGTTATCCTTTATAGTCGGCGTACTTATCGGTATATATATAGCATGGAAGCGTAAAAAAACATTAAATGCATTTTTGACGATATATCAATCGATTTTTGGCGCCATGCCTGATTATATAGTAGGGTATATTTTAATATTCATATTCTCTATAAAGTCCGGGTTATTGCCATCGAGAGGAGCGTATAGTTCAAATGTGGTACCCGGATTTAATTTAGCGTTTATACTCAATGTACTGCAGCATGCCATACTTCCGGTACTTGCCTATTTTATAACAACTGTGGCAGGATGGGCTTTAGCCATGAAAGCAAGCTGTATAACAGTATTGGGCGAAGATTATATGACTTATGCAAGGGCAAGAGGACTGTCGGACAGGAGGATACTTACAAGTTATTTGGGAAGAAATGCCATACTTCCGATGGTGACAGGTTTAGCCATATCTTTTGGGTTCATGTTTGGCGGCTCGCCTCTTATAGAAAATCTTTTTCTGTATCCGGGAGTCGGATATTATCTTAGTAGTGCTACCAGTCAGAGGGATTTTACATTGATGCAGGGGATGTTTCTGATCATAATCATTATGGTGGTGATCTCCAGCCTGATCGCTGAGGCACTCTATACTGTATTAAATCCAAGATTGAGGGAGAGATAG